A single genomic interval of Acidobacteriota bacterium harbors:
- a CDS encoding efflux RND transporter periplasmic adaptor subunit: MKRTSFVAAGVVVLIVLGAYAMHRPARPARFLTTRVTAGDVARTVIATGTLNAIETVNVGSQVSGIISELDVDYNSVVHEGEVLARLDPALVQAQVDEAGSKLAEAQDAVEAAGVSVEDARVKLGQADALAKKELLTESDLEDAQVTYKQAVADLNSKKAGVVEAQAELDQARVDLTNSTITSPIDGIVIARDVDAGQTVAARLSAPTLFEIAADLTHLQLDATIDESDVGALRAGQGVAFTVEAYPARSYSGVIKQVRLGPDSDRTAPAAVTYTTVIDVANPDLSLRPGMTATLTIETARHANTLRVTRTALEWLPTLARFKELNSAVPPEYADAARVRTGTVPGSTGYLWYEEGPGIRAIKVATGLTDGAFVEVSAPGLSAGKAVITSESVQH; encoded by the coding sequence ATGAAACGCACAAGCTTCGTAGCAGCCGGTGTTGTTGTTCTCATCGTGTTGGGCGCGTATGCGATGCATCGCCCGGCACGTCCAGCCAGGTTCCTGACGACCCGTGTCACGGCGGGTGATGTCGCCCGAACCGTGATCGCAACGGGCACCCTCAATGCCATCGAGACCGTCAACGTCGGCAGTCAAGTTTCCGGAATCATCAGCGAGCTCGACGTCGACTACAACAGCGTTGTGCACGAAGGAGAGGTGCTGGCCCGCCTTGATCCGGCGCTCGTCCAGGCGCAGGTGGACGAAGCCGGCTCGAAACTCGCAGAGGCACAGGACGCCGTGGAGGCCGCCGGGGTTTCCGTTGAAGATGCCCGGGTGAAGCTCGGCCAGGCCGACGCGCTCGCGAAGAAGGAACTGCTCACCGAGTCCGACCTCGAGGATGCGCAGGTGACCTACAAGCAGGCCGTGGCTGACCTGAACTCGAAGAAAGCCGGCGTGGTCGAGGCGCAAGCCGAATTGGACCAGGCGCGGGTGGATCTGACCAACTCAACCATCACGTCGCCGATCGATGGCATCGTCATTGCCCGCGATGTCGATGCCGGGCAGACCGTGGCCGCGCGGCTCAGCGCGCCCACGCTGTTCGAAATTGCTGCGGACCTGACGCACCTGCAGCTCGACGCCACGATAGACGAATCCGACGTCGGGGCCCTCAGGGCAGGGCAAGGTGTCGCGTTTACCGTGGAAGCGTACCCGGCGCGCAGTTACTCGGGCGTCATCAAGCAGGTCCGGCTCGGGCCCGACAGCGACAGAACCGCCCCGGCGGCGGTCACCTACACGACCGTCATCGACGTGGCTAACCCGGATCTTTCCCTGCGCCCAGGGATGACGGCGACGTTGACCATTGAGACGGCCCGCCACGCGAACACGCTGCGCGTGACACGTACCGCGCTCGAGTGGCTGCCGACGCTGGCGCGGTTCAAGGAGTTGAATTCGGCCGTGCCGCCGGAGTATGCGGATGCGGCGCGCGTGCGGACGGGTACGGTGCCGGGATCGACTGGCTACCTCTGGTACGAGGAGGGCCCCGGCATTCGCGCGATCAAGGTGGCGACCGGGCTGACCGATGGTGCCTTTGTCGAAGTGTCAGCGCCCGGGCTCTCGGCCGGGAAGGCCGTGATCACCAGCGAATCGGTGCAGCATTAG
- a CDS encoding glycosyltransferase family 39 protein: MADSGIICGVVRSTTRRPPQAAGRARQLGWPAKAGLVGLGALVLRLLYLYELRDTVLVNVLIGDGRQYDAWAQQIAGGQWIGTEVFYQTPLYPYLVAVWFTIAGHHVFGVRVIQAVLGAASCVGLAAAGRRFFGARAGLVAGALLAIYPPAIFFDGLIQKSSLDLLLATVLLASLGECLDRPCWPWLAAAGVALGAFALNRENARLLYPIIVVWLFAYFRAAPLRRRVAWTAIVTAAAALVLLPVGLRNYYVGGEFLISTSQFGPNLYIGNHTGARGVYEPLVPGHGERPTPSSSTRAPRNSRHRRSRHRPCWARRWRRQGDSARRS, translated from the coding sequence GTGGCCGATTCGGGTATCATCTGCGGCGTGGTGAGATCGACCACGAGACGGCCGCCGCAGGCGGCGGGACGCGCCAGGCAGTTGGGCTGGCCCGCGAAGGCGGGGCTCGTTGGACTCGGTGCGCTCGTCTTGCGCCTGCTGTATCTCTACGAGCTGCGAGACACGGTGCTCGTCAACGTCCTCATCGGCGACGGCCGCCAGTACGACGCCTGGGCACAGCAGATCGCAGGCGGCCAGTGGATCGGCACCGAGGTCTTCTACCAGACGCCGCTCTATCCGTACCTGGTGGCCGTGTGGTTCACGATCGCCGGCCACCATGTGTTCGGTGTCCGCGTGATCCAGGCCGTGCTCGGCGCCGCATCGTGCGTGGGGCTGGCCGCAGCCGGACGGCGATTCTTCGGCGCCCGCGCCGGGCTTGTCGCCGGGGCGCTGCTGGCCATCTATCCACCGGCCATCTTCTTCGACGGGCTGATCCAGAAGTCGTCACTCGACCTGTTGCTGGCCACCGTCCTGCTGGCATCCTTGGGCGAGTGCCTGGACCGCCCATGCTGGCCGTGGCTCGCGGCTGCCGGTGTCGCGCTCGGCGCCTTTGCGCTGAACCGCGAGAACGCGCGTCTGCTGTATCCCATCATCGTCGTCTGGCTGTTCGCGTACTTCCGTGCAGCGCCCCTTCGGCGTCGCGTGGCGTGGACGGCAATCGTGACGGCCGCCGCTGCGCTTGTCCTGCTGCCTGTCGGTCTGCGCAACTACTACGTCGGCGGCGAGTTCCTCATTTCGACGTCCCAGTTCGGGCCGAACCTTTACATCGGCAATCACACCGGCGCGCGCGGCGTGTATGAGCCGCTTGTTCCGGGCCACGGCGAACGCCCGACGCCATCGAGCAGTACTCGCGCGCCGCGCAACTCTCGCCATCGTCGCTCGAGGCACAGGCCCTGTTGGGCCAGGCGCTGGCGCAGGCAGGGAGATTCAGCGAGGCGCTCGTGA
- a CDS encoding ABC transporter ATP-binding protein, whose protein sequence is MSAPDVPAIAIRGLTKRFSRITAVKALDLTVEQGLVFGFLGLNGAGKTTTIRLLLDLLRPTSGHAAILGHDCRTDGLAARAQVGYLPGEVGLYRDMTGRQVLDFLSRLSRVSPGGAWQCELLERLELHDADLDRKLREYSTGMKRKLAIVQAFQADPLLLILDEPTEGLDPLMQEAFYALLVDVRKRGRTVFLSSHVLSEVERVCDQLAVLRQGELALSASVSEVRHLAPRTVRVVFREPVTPPGRGLDASIKVTSVAAQQWMLQVRGPLGPLMAALDGLPVADLEVREPRLEDVVIGYYRGTS, encoded by the coding sequence ATGTCCGCACCAGATGTGCCCGCGATCGCGATTCGCGGCCTGACGAAACGCTTCAGTCGCATTACGGCGGTCAAGGCGCTGGACCTGACCGTCGAACAAGGACTCGTCTTCGGGTTTCTCGGCCTCAACGGCGCCGGCAAGACCACCACCATCAGACTATTGCTCGACTTGCTGCGGCCCACGTCGGGACACGCGGCCATTCTCGGCCACGATTGCCGCACCGACGGCCTGGCCGCGCGCGCGCAGGTCGGGTATCTCCCCGGCGAGGTCGGGCTGTATCGCGACATGACGGGGCGCCAGGTGCTCGACTTCCTGTCGCGGCTCTCCCGAGTCTCACCTGGCGGGGCGTGGCAGTGCGAATTGTTAGAGCGGCTCGAACTGCACGATGCCGATCTCGATCGGAAACTGCGCGAGTACAGCACCGGCATGAAACGCAAGCTCGCCATCGTCCAGGCGTTCCAGGCGGATCCGCTTCTATTGATTCTCGACGAACCGACCGAGGGGCTCGACCCGCTGATGCAGGAAGCGTTCTACGCATTGCTCGTTGACGTGCGCAAGCGGGGCAGGACGGTCTTCCTGTCGTCGCACGTCCTGTCCGAGGTCGAACGCGTGTGTGACCAACTCGCCGTGCTGCGGCAAGGTGAACTGGCGCTCTCCGCGTCGGTGTCGGAGGTGCGCCATCTGGCGCCCCGGACCGTGCGTGTTGTGTTCCGGGAGCCGGTGACGCCACCGGGCCGTGGACTTGACGCATCGATTAAGGTCACCAGTGTGGCCGCGCAGCAGTGGATGCTGCAGGTGCGAGGACCTCTGGGACCACTCATGGCCGCGCTCGACGGGTTGCCCGTCGCGGACCTCGAAGTGCGTGAGCCGCGGCTCGAGGACGTGGTGATTGGCTACTACCGGGGGACGTCGTGA
- a CDS encoding efflux RND transporter periplasmic adaptor subunit, whose translation MSACGTGRAAPPPLQMPATLVQIAAVQSASIDDASTYVATVQSLSSTSIKPEVSGEVTRILVRSGDRVGPGTPLFEIDPSRQQASVSSQDAARAAQDAATIFAKQQLDRAKTLFAAGASSQQELDQAQANYDAAMAQLTSLKARLQQERVTLKYYEVDAPGAGTVGDVPIRVGMHVTSDTVLTTIDQNQALEVYVPVPLERSRDLRLGLPLQILDGQGTLLAAAQVTFISPRVDDQTQSILVKARLAGDGQLRSSQLVRARIVWRKIEALAIPVLSVVRINGQPFVFVAQEKDGRLVASQRQVQLAQIMDNSVVVTSGLTSGERIVVSGVQKLDNGVPIRTS comes from the coding sequence ATGTCCGCGTGTGGTACCGGCCGGGCGGCGCCTCCGCCGCTGCAGATGCCCGCCACGCTCGTGCAGATCGCCGCGGTGCAGTCGGCCTCAATCGACGATGCCTCGACCTACGTGGCGACTGTCCAGTCACTGTCGTCGACGAGCATCAAACCTGAGGTGAGCGGCGAAGTGACCCGGATCCTCGTCAGGTCGGGCGACCGGGTCGGGCCCGGCACACCGCTGTTCGAGATCGATCCGAGCCGGCAGCAGGCGAGCGTGTCGAGCCAGGATGCGGCCCGCGCCGCGCAGGACGCCGCCACGATCTTCGCGAAGCAGCAACTGGACCGCGCGAAGACGTTGTTTGCGGCGGGCGCGTCGAGCCAGCAGGAACTGGATCAGGCGCAGGCGAACTACGACGCGGCGATGGCCCAGTTGACGTCGTTGAAGGCCCGGTTGCAGCAGGAGCGCGTCACGCTCAAGTATTACGAGGTCGACGCGCCTGGCGCCGGCACGGTCGGTGATGTCCCGATTCGCGTGGGCATGCACGTCACGTCGGATACGGTGCTGACGACGATCGATCAGAACCAGGCGCTCGAAGTCTACGTGCCCGTTCCGCTCGAACGGAGTCGCGATCTCAGGCTGGGGCTGCCGCTGCAGATTCTCGACGGGCAGGGCACGCTGCTCGCCGCGGCACAGGTCACGTTCATCTCGCCGCGCGTCGACGATCAGACGCAGTCCATCCTCGTCAAGGCCCGGCTCGCCGGGGACGGGCAGCTGCGTTCATCACAGCTCGTGAGAGCGCGGATCGTGTGGCGAAAGATCGAGGCGCTGGCGATCCCCGTGCTGTCGGTTGTGCGCATCAATGGCCAGCCCTTCGTGTTCGTGGCGCAGGAGAAAGACGGCCGCCTGGTGGCGAGCCAGCGCCAGGTGCAGCTCGCGCAGATCATGGACAACAGCGTCGTGGTGACGAGCGGCCTCACCTCGGGCGAACGCATCGTCGTGTCCGGCGTGCAGAAACTCGATAACGGCGTGCCCATCCGGACCTCGTAG
- a CDS encoding multidrug efflux RND transporter permease subunit: MFVDLFIKRPILASVMAIVIVLAGAICIPLLPIAQFPQLAAPQVIVSSFYTGANASTVETAVTQPLEQAINGVQGMTYMSSNSGNDGSSGITVTFEVTRDPDLAAVDVQNRVNQASGRLPNEVKAVGITVSKASSGFVWAAAVYAEHGEYDPLFLSNYLDVYVRDALKRIDGVADVTIFGERKYSMRLWLDPDRLASRNLTATDVVNALRDQNVQVAAGQVGQPPVVGKQSYQISVRAVGRMSEPAEFDNIILKRGDGGDLVRLKDVGRSELGAESYSSDLRFNGRNAVGIAVSQLPTANALAVYQATTAELERLSKRFPPGMQHELAFDNTIVVSESIKEVLITLFEAIGLVVLVMFVFLQDWRSTVIPALTIPVSLIGTFAFVRLFGFSINTLTLFGITLATGLVVDDAIVVVENVQRHLHEYGKSARVAASEAMDEVVGPVIATALVLAAVFVPVALFPGTTGRLYQQFALTIACSVAISAFNALTLTPALSALLLRGERAPGRFWRPINWVIDGGTRAFVSVLHVLVRRKTPVVAVFLAGLVATWFVWTRIPTGFVPDEDPGSFMVTVQGPSGASLGYTGAISEQAYGILKQQNEVSAVFIVNGYSFLGSGSNKAMMFVRLRPFDERPGEAHSAMAVIQRIYRPFSAITGAVVLPFLPPPIQGLGRFGGFQFEVLDQSGGDIDRLAAVTNTLAAQGNRTPGLTGLFSGFTANDPQLVVTVDREALQALGLKFGDVASTLQTLMGANYVNDFDYNSRSYRVYVQADQDFRRRPDDIGRYYLRTPSGKMVRMDSVVTITNTTAPQVISHFNLFRSTEINGRAAPGFSSGQALQAMDTLATRALPLGMSYEWAGLSREEIQSGGQAMYIFGLGLLLVYLTLAGQYESLVLPFIILLSVPLAVLGALGAQWARGLINDVYCQIGLVMLIGLSAKNGILIVEFAEQLRRRGMGIMDAAVEAARIRLRPILMTSFAFILGVMPLVFAHGAGRASRHSVGTSVAGGMLFSTLLNVIIIPVLYVAVRSVGASKEERLGLKTRDVPETAHE; this comes from the coding sequence ATGTTTGTCGACCTGTTCATCAAGCGTCCGATCCTCGCGAGCGTCATGGCCATCGTGATCGTCCTCGCCGGAGCGATCTGCATCCCGCTGCTGCCCATCGCGCAGTTTCCCCAGTTGGCCGCCCCGCAGGTGATTGTCAGCAGCTTCTACACGGGCGCCAACGCGTCGACGGTTGAAACAGCCGTGACACAACCGCTCGAGCAGGCCATCAATGGCGTGCAGGGCATGACCTACATGTCGTCGAATAGCGGCAACGATGGGTCGAGCGGCATCACGGTCACCTTTGAGGTGACGCGCGATCCGGATCTTGCCGCGGTGGACGTGCAGAACCGAGTCAACCAGGCCTCGGGCCGTTTGCCCAACGAGGTCAAGGCGGTCGGGATCACGGTAAGCAAGGCGTCGAGCGGATTCGTCTGGGCCGCGGCGGTGTACGCCGAGCATGGTGAGTACGACCCGCTCTTCCTGAGCAACTATCTGGACGTGTACGTCCGCGACGCCCTGAAGCGGATCGATGGCGTGGCCGACGTCACCATCTTCGGCGAGCGGAAGTACTCGATGCGCTTGTGGCTGGATCCGGATCGGCTGGCCAGCCGCAACCTGACCGCCACCGATGTCGTCAACGCTCTGCGGGATCAGAACGTGCAAGTGGCGGCCGGACAGGTGGGTCAGCCGCCTGTGGTCGGCAAGCAGAGTTACCAGATCAGCGTGCGCGCCGTGGGGCGCATGTCGGAGCCGGCCGAGTTCGACAACATCATCTTGAAGCGCGGTGACGGCGGCGACCTCGTCAGACTGAAGGATGTGGGCCGTTCCGAGCTGGGTGCTGAGTCGTACAGCTCAGACCTCCGTTTCAACGGCCGGAATGCCGTCGGCATTGCCGTCAGCCAACTGCCTACCGCCAACGCCCTCGCCGTCTATCAGGCCACCACCGCCGAACTGGAACGGTTGTCGAAGCGGTTTCCGCCGGGCATGCAGCACGAGCTCGCCTTCGACAACACCATCGTCGTGTCCGAGTCGATCAAAGAAGTACTCATCACGCTATTTGAGGCGATTGGCCTGGTTGTGCTCGTGATGTTCGTGTTCCTGCAGGATTGGCGGAGCACGGTTATTCCGGCGCTGACCATCCCGGTCTCCCTGATCGGCACGTTTGCCTTTGTGCGCCTGTTTGGGTTCTCGATCAACACGCTGACGCTGTTTGGCATCACGCTCGCCACAGGCCTTGTCGTCGACGATGCGATTGTCGTCGTCGAGAACGTACAGCGGCACCTGCACGAATATGGCAAGTCGGCGCGGGTGGCGGCGTCGGAGGCGATGGACGAGGTCGTCGGCCCCGTCATCGCCACCGCGCTCGTGCTGGCCGCGGTGTTCGTGCCGGTGGCGCTGTTTCCGGGCACGACGGGCCGGCTCTACCAGCAGTTTGCGCTGACGATCGCCTGTTCGGTGGCGATCTCCGCATTCAACGCCCTGACCCTCACGCCCGCGCTGTCCGCGCTCCTGCTCAGGGGCGAGAGAGCGCCCGGCCGATTCTGGCGCCCGATCAACTGGGTGATCGATGGCGGCACCAGGGCCTTCGTGTCGGTGCTCCACGTCCTGGTCAGAAGGAAGACGCCGGTTGTCGCGGTGTTCCTGGCAGGGCTTGTCGCGACCTGGTTTGTGTGGACGAGAATCCCCACCGGGTTCGTGCCGGACGAGGATCCCGGCAGCTTCATGGTGACGGTGCAAGGACCGAGCGGCGCATCGCTCGGCTACACGGGTGCCATCTCGGAGCAGGCGTACGGCATCCTGAAACAGCAGAACGAAGTCAGCGCGGTCTTCATCGTCAACGGGTACAGTTTTCTTGGGAGTGGCTCCAACAAAGCCATGATGTTCGTCCGGTTGCGCCCGTTTGACGAGCGCCCGGGCGAAGCGCACTCGGCGATGGCCGTGATCCAGCGTATCTATCGGCCCTTCAGCGCGATTACCGGCGCCGTGGTGCTGCCGTTTCTCCCGCCGCCCATCCAGGGGCTTGGGCGGTTTGGCGGGTTTCAGTTCGAGGTGCTTGATCAAAGCGGCGGCGACATCGACAGACTCGCGGCTGTCACCAACACGCTGGCTGCGCAAGGCAACCGCACACCTGGCCTGACGGGGCTGTTCTCGGGCTTCACGGCCAACGACCCGCAGTTGGTCGTGACGGTCGATCGCGAGGCCCTGCAGGCGCTGGGCCTCAAGTTCGGCGACGTGGCCTCCACGCTGCAGACGCTGATGGGGGCGAACTACGTCAACGATTTCGACTACAACAGCCGCTCGTATCGCGTCTACGTCCAGGCCGACCAGGACTTCCGCCGCCGACCCGACGATATCGGCCGGTACTACCTGCGCACGCCGAGTGGGAAAATGGTCCGGATGGATTCGGTCGTGACGATCACCAACACGACCGCGCCGCAGGTCATCTCTCACTTCAACCTGTTCCGCTCGACCGAGATCAACGGCCGCGCCGCGCCCGGATTCAGCTCGGGCCAGGCGCTGCAGGCGATGGACACCTTGGCCACGCGTGCCTTGCCGCTCGGCATGAGCTATGAGTGGGCGGGGTTGTCGCGCGAGGAAATCCAGTCGGGCGGCCAGGCGATGTACATCTTCGGTCTGGGTCTGCTGCTGGTGTATCTGACGCTCGCTGGCCAGTACGAGAGTCTCGTGCTGCCCTTCATCATCCTGCTGTCGGTGCCCCTCGCCGTGCTCGGCGCGCTCGGCGCCCAGTGGGCGCGCGGTCTGATCAATGACGTCTACTGCCAGATCGGTCTCGTGATGCTCATCGGCTTGTCGGCCAAGAACGGCATCCTGATCGTCGAATTCGCCGAGCAGTTGCGGCGGCGTGGGATGGGCATCATGGATGCGGCTGTCGAAGCCGCGCGGATTCGCCTGCGGCCGATCCTGATGACGTCGTTTGCCTTCATTCTCGGCGTCATGCCGCTGGTATTCGCGCACGGCGCCGGCCGGGCGTCGAGACACTCGGTCGGCACGTCGGTCGCGGGCGGCATGCTGTTCTCGACCTTGTTGAACGTGATCATCATTCCCGTGCTCTACGTCGCCGTGAGAAGCGTCGGCGCGTCGAAAGAAGAGCGCCTCGGGCTGAAGACACGCGACGTGCCGGAGACCGCCCATGAATAG
- a CDS encoding TolC family protein: MNRRLLAVVLAGACLVAPTLRAEPGQSVTPTRMTFKDAIARAIERNPSGQQAAAEILRADALLGQVRAGALPQVTANVTTTTLNGSRLFGTTVSTPQNQVAATVTASAPLYAPLQWALRVQLMDNKQVAELAAVDVRRQVAVATAQAYLAVVARQRVLDANQRARETAQAHYDFAHQRRESGAGSRLNELRAQQSVSSIDVLVEQTQADLYRAQEALGVFVADNGPVTAGDEPLLDVPPSLDAAIAAMSTERTDLRLAAGREKAAARVVTDSWKDWLPSVSGLFQPQYVNPGTAFQPVWSWRLQISANMPIFDAGSRREKRAEREVLLKESQIAVEGLVRQAKSDERTAENAVARAERAWAAAKSAAQQARDVVDIVNISFKVGASTNIEVIDAQRAALDADTAAAVAEDQLRQARLALLVALGRFPQ; this comes from the coding sequence ATGAATAGACGACTGCTTGCCGTCGTACTGGCTGGCGCATGTCTGGTCGCGCCTACTCTGCGCGCGGAGCCCGGGCAAAGTGTGACGCCGACCCGCATGACATTCAAGGACGCCATTGCCCGAGCCATTGAGCGCAATCCATCCGGCCAGCAGGCGGCGGCGGAAATCCTGCGGGCCGATGCTTTGCTCGGACAGGTCCGCGCCGGGGCTCTGCCGCAGGTGACGGCCAACGTGACGACCACCACGCTCAACGGGAGCCGGTTGTTTGGAACAACCGTTTCGACGCCGCAGAATCAGGTGGCGGCGACGGTGACGGCGTCCGCTCCGCTCTATGCGCCGCTGCAGTGGGCGTTGCGTGTGCAGTTGATGGACAACAAGCAGGTCGCCGAGCTGGCGGCGGTTGACGTGCGCCGCCAGGTGGCGGTGGCGACTGCGCAGGCCTACTTGGCCGTCGTCGCGCGTCAGCGCGTGCTCGACGCGAACCAGCGCGCTCGTGAAACGGCTCAGGCGCACTACGATTTTGCTCACCAACGGCGCGAAAGCGGCGCCGGCAGCCGACTCAACGAGCTGCGCGCGCAGCAGTCGGTGTCGAGCATCGACGTGCTGGTCGAGCAGACGCAGGCGGATTTATACCGAGCCCAGGAAGCCCTCGGTGTGTTCGTGGCAGACAATGGCCCGGTGACTGCCGGCGATGAGCCGTTGCTCGACGTGCCGCCGTCGTTGGATGCGGCGATTGCCGCGATGTCGACAGAACGCACGGACCTGCGCTTGGCGGCGGGCCGCGAGAAAGCCGCGGCGCGGGTCGTCACCGACAGTTGGAAGGACTGGCTACCCTCGGTGTCGGGCCTGTTCCAGCCACAGTATGTCAACCCGGGTACGGCGTTTCAGCCTGTCTGGAGCTGGCGCCTCCAAATCTCCGCGAACATGCCAATCTTCGACGCAGGATCGCGCCGCGAGAAGCGCGCCGAGCGTGAGGTGCTGTTGAAGGAGAGCCAGATCGCCGTCGAGGGGCTGGTTCGCCAGGCGAAGTCAGATGAGCGGACGGCGGAGAACGCCGTCGCGAGAGCCGAGCGGGCGTGGGCCGCGGCAAAATCGGCGGCGCAGCAGGCCCGCGACGTGGTCGACATCGTTAACATCTCGTTCAAGGTTGGGGCGTCGACCAATATCGAGGTGATCGACGCGCAACGGGCTGCCCTCGATGCGGACACTGCCGCCGCCGTCGCGGAAGACCAACTGCGCCAGGCACGGCTGGCCCTGCTGGTCGCGCTCGGGCGATTCCCGCAGTGA
- a CDS encoding peptidylprolyl isomerase codes for MHRFTLAALAAVVMASGLAQTPVINAQSGKQPGNYGDGLFAEVQTNKGLIVLQLEFEKTPMTVMNFVGLAEGTIENKALPPGTPFFDGSTWHRVVAGHVIQTGMPKATERGPGYTIPNEIDPSLNHGRAGMLGMANSGPHTNSSQFYITLADRSYLDGIYTVFGHVVAGLDVVNTIVQGDTVERVRIIRSGSRAAAFKSDNATFLKAVEQARERVKADDERKAQAEDAQIKKEWPNALTSAKGARYVVLRPGTGDAVQPGRILKVVYVGRSLGGRPICSSADEGRPVPGTAAQPFDYEMGKTKVTPGLDEVLLNMRKGEKRTVIVQGPTSYGSSGFFAREKPGEKRFVIPPNTTLVYEVELLDIR; via the coding sequence ATGCATCGATTCACTCTCGCCGCGCTCGCGGCTGTCGTCATGGCGTCGGGACTTGCGCAGACCCCCGTCATCAACGCGCAGTCCGGCAAACAGCCGGGCAACTACGGTGACGGCCTCTTCGCCGAGGTTCAGACCAACAAGGGACTCATCGTCCTTCAGTTGGAATTCGAGAAGACGCCGATGACGGTGATGAACTTCGTCGGGCTCGCGGAGGGCACGATCGAGAACAAGGCTCTGCCACCCGGAACCCCGTTCTTCGACGGATCGACGTGGCACCGGGTGGTCGCCGGCCACGTGATTCAGACTGGCATGCCGAAAGCCACCGAACGCGGGCCGGGCTATACGATTCCAAACGAGATCGACCCGTCGTTGAACCACGGCCGCGCAGGCATGCTGGGCATGGCCAACAGCGGACCGCACACCAATTCGAGCCAGTTCTACATTACGCTCGCCGATCGCTCGTACCTCGACGGCATCTACACGGTGTTCGGGCACGTCGTCGCCGGTCTTGATGTCGTCAACACGATCGTGCAGGGCGATACGGTGGAACGGGTGCGGATCATCAGGAGCGGATCGAGGGCTGCCGCGTTCAAGTCGGACAACGCGACGTTCCTGAAGGCGGTTGAACAGGCCAGGGAACGTGTCAAGGCAGACGACGAGCGAAAAGCCCAGGCGGAGGACGCGCAGATCAAGAAGGAGTGGCCGAACGCGCTGACCTCGGCCAAAGGCGCGCGCTACGTCGTCCTGCGCCCAGGCACGGGCGATGCGGTCCAGCCGGGCCGAATCTTGAAGGTCGTCTACGTGGGTCGGTCGTTAGGCGGACGCCCTATCTGCAGTTCGGCCGACGAGGGACGACCTGTCCCGGGGACTGCCGCGCAGCCGTTCGATTACGAGATGGGCAAGACCAAGGTGACGCCCGGGCTCGACGAGGTGCTCCTCAACATGCGCAAAGGCGAGAAGCGCACGGTCATCGTTCAGGGACCGACGAGCTACGGATCGAGCGGGTTCTTCGCCAGAGAGAAGCCCGGCGAGAAACGCTTCGTGATCCCCCCGAACACGACGCTGGTCTACGAGGTGGAACTGCTGGATATCAGGTAG
- the msrB gene encoding peptide-methionine (R)-S-oxide reductase MsrB: MAHPPDGVFEVAKTDQDWKQSLTPLQYAVLRQHDTEFRGSSPLNAEKRGGMFDCAGCGQALFSSDTKYDSGSGWPSFWTSVENAVAFTEDRRHGMLRIEMHCRRCGGHLGHVFPDGPKPTGRRFCTNGAALTFKPAE; this comes from the coding sequence ATGGCACACCCACCAGACGGCGTCTTCGAAGTCGCCAAGACCGACCAGGACTGGAAGCAGTCCCTGACGCCCCTGCAGTACGCGGTGCTGCGCCAGCACGATACCGAATTCAGGGGGTCGAGTCCGCTGAACGCCGAGAAGCGCGGCGGCATGTTCGACTGTGCCGGCTGCGGGCAGGCGCTGTTTTCGTCGGACACGAAGTACGACAGTGGCAGTGGATGGCCGAGTTTCTGGACATCGGTCGAGAACGCGGTGGCGTTTACCGAGGACCGCAGGCATGGCATGTTGCGCATCGAGATGCACTGCCGGCGCTGCGGCGGTCACCTGGGTCATGTGTTCCCGGACGGCCCGAAACCAACCGGACGCCGTTTCTGCACCAATGGCGCGGCGCTGACCTTCAAGCCGGCCGAGTAG